gagagagagagagagagagagagagagagagagagagagggagagagacagataggtagaggagggatggagggagagagagagagagagagggagagagagagagagagacagataggtagaggatggatggagggagagagagagagagggagagagagataaagatgggtaaaggaggtatggagggagagagagagagggagagagagataaagataggtagagggagagagagagagagagggagagagagacagataggtagagagagggatggagggagagagagagacagataggtagaggagggaaggagggagagagagagagaaagataggtagaggagggatggagggagagagagagacagataggtagaggagggatggagggagagagagagagggagagagagataaagataggtagagggagagagagagagggagagagagagacagataggtagagggagggagagggagagagagagaaagataggtagagggagggatggagagagagagagaggggcaagagagagagagagagagagaaagattggtagagggagggatggagatagataggtagagggagggagggatggagtgggagagagagagagatgggaaagagagagagcgagaaagatgtgtgtatgtgttaggacccggttacgaacccgggtctccggagtgagaaacagtcacttaaccaactgagccacgaatagtcggcagaacccagaagatgaggcagacacagtagtacttgagacggtgtatttaatgaagtaaaaagtgaagttcttcaggaaaacatgtaactccacaacctcaaaaggaattccacaagaacaaaggtaatcctccaagacaaaaaaggtaaatccacaaggtggaaggtaaagcacaaaaagcctcaaaagatactcaaaaacaaacaagaacaaaaaaacagaattccacaagagagtccaccgggatcaacaagagttcacagagtactagggctgggtgctaacatacaaacacagagcaaagaactgaggaaaacaaagggtttaaatacaatcaggggaaacgaggcacaggtgcaaataataatggggatcaagggaaaacaaaaggtcaaaaggcacaatgggggcatctagtgaccaaaaaccggaacaaccctggccaaatcctgacagtatgtgtgatgtctactgttaatttttattgtttatttcactttatttattatctacctcacttgctttggcaatgttaacacatgtttcccatgccaataaagcccttgaattgaattgaaagagagaaagagggagagagagaaggagagggggaggagatgagatgcTGTAGTAATTGATGGAGTAGTCAATTAGATCTATCTTAATTCGACCCATCGGCTCTTTTCATATCCAAATGGGCCCAGTTCATCATCATAGAGGTCTCTGTTGATAATTCACAACATTATGTTTCTCTCTAATGGATTCAATCAACTTGAAAAATAGAAAGATTGGTGACTTTTACAGTGATTGTTTTGAATTTATTATGACTACCCAAGTAGTGTACACATGTATACTGATGGCTTTAAACATAACGCACTCCATGGCCCCAATGGCAAGAGTCACACATGCAGTGACTATAAGCTGACAGACATGGGAGAGGTGGGGCAACCCTACCAGTCCTGCACCTCGAATGGGGTCTTTCTGCGACTCCCTTACAGCTAGAGTCCACAGACTCGGGGCGCCACTGCCCTCATCCAGGAGGAGAGGATGCTTCATCATCCATATGCTATAATCCCCATTTATAATCCCACACGTCCATCCCCAAAGTGAGAGCAGTCCTGTCCTGGCTACTCAGAGAGCCATATCCTCAgagtcctgtctcctcctccatctgtctctgaGTTTATGGAGGAGTTTCCTCACCGGGTCCGTGTACTGCCTGTtggccagccccaggaccagcggcATCACTGCCATGCTCCCGATCCCCGTGCACGACAGCACAATGTGTGTGGTGGAGTTCCCGCGCATCTCCTTGCTGAGCAGAAACGCCACGCAGACATGTATGTAGATGATGTAGGGCACCCAGCAGACCAGGAAGGTCAGCGACACGGCGGCCACACACCGCGTGTAGCGGAGGTTGAGCCGCTGCTCCCGTTCCATGGCCTGACCGCCCCCCCTGGTCGCCACAGAGCGGTGCAGCCGACAGATATCCTTCATCTGGCCCCGGGTGATCCACAGCACACGTCCCGTCATGGCCGCGATGGACAGGATGGCAGGTGCCAGCAGCCCGTACACCTCGAGGTAGATGAAGGCGTTGGGGAAGACCCGTCTGTAAGAGCAGCACTCAGAGCCGCCCGGCGCCGCTACCGCTGCCACCACGGTGGAACAGTTCACCGGCGCGCCCGTGTCGTTAAACGAGCAGCAGCCGTTCCACCCTGGGCCGGCCCGGTTGTTCCAGCCGAAGGCGGGCAGGGAGGCGTAGAGCAGTGGCGGCGCCCACACGGCAAGCAGCACCAGCGGGAAGTGGCGGTGAACCCAGAAGCTACTATAATGTAACGGACTCATGATGCACATGTACCTCTCATAATGAACTATCACCAGGTTAAACAGGAACGCCAGGAACAAGAAATTAGGAAAAATATGAACCAGGAGACAGGAGCTAAAACTCAGCGGACGGTTGAGTCCCATCCAGGGGATGAACGGCAGAGCCACGCCCGTACACAGGTCAGCCACTAGCAGGCTCAGGAAGAAGTAGTTTGGGGTGTTGTAGAGCTGACGGTTACAGGAGATGCCCAGGATGATGACCAGGTTGGCCAGGATGATGGCGGTGGACAGGGGCACGGTGATGGCGTAGATGAGACGTGCCTCCGACAGCAGCGGCCGCACAGCAGAGTCATTGGCCAGGTCATCCATGGCTGCGGTTGCGGTGGTTGTGTTCCTCCACAGTTGTCCTTAGTGTGCCAGACCTTTGCCCCCACTGCTACGGAGACTTCCACAGCTCCCATTAAACTGCAGGAAGCCTgggtgaagacagacagacagaatacagtGAGACCAGAGGTCATGGAGCATGATATATTCAGAGCTCAAAAACAAACTGCCagttagtcgctctggataagaatgttGGCTAAATGACCAACATGTAAATGTAAACGCAAACTGCTCTCTGGTCTAGAGACCATATGTGTCATATGTGGCACCTTAGTTCAATTGTTTTGtccttgttttagtatggtcagggcgtgagtttgggtgggcagtctatgtttgtttttctatgttgaattttgcgtttggcctggtatggttctcaatcagaggcaggtgttgttagttgtctctgattgagaatcatacttaagtatctttttccacctgtgtttcgtgggtgttatGTGTGTCATCCCTagactaaggtcaggacgtgactgtaccccccctccccaaaggtgcggactccggctgcaaaacctgaacctgtaggggagggtctgggtgggctctggcagctcctggctgactgacggctctggcagctcctggctgaacGGCGGTTCTggtagctcaggacagatgggagactctggtagctcaggacagatgggagactctggtagctcaggacagatgggagactctggtagctcaggacagatgggagactctggtagctcaggacagatgggagactctggtagctcaggacagatgggagactctggcagctcaggacagacgggagactcaaTGGTATTAATTGATCAACAAATCGGGCAGAAAAGAGTCCCAGCAGTATATCAGGGCTTGAGGGTCTGTAATTGAATAACCCTAGTTTATTGGTTAAATGGCCAATTTAGGTAAAACACAGTGTCTTCATGTTCTGCCTCTCCACTTGTAGATAGATGTACATAGATGTTATCTCTTTAAACACAATTACAACAGTCATCATGGCCGCAGGATTGCTGTTTCCTCTCCATTGCCCCAGCGTAAGAGAGAGGAATGTTTAAAAGACGAATGTCTTTGTTTTCTTCCTGCAGACTGCTGCGGTTCACGTAGATTGATTCCAAAGGAAATGTAATATCAAGCCTTTGGTCTGAATaggcaggaagagagaaggaCAACTGGGGGGGGTTGACAAAATGAAAGCCCTATATTACTGTATATGACAGGTAATCATATTTGGATGGGGGGGTTGACAAAATGAAAGCCCTATATTACTGTGTATGACAGGCAAtcatatttggggggggggggggggacagagttGACACATTGAAAGCCCTATATTACTGTATATGctatacatttctatctgaatgttttgatagaaatataatgaatatattcTATATGACTAGCAATTGCATAAAATCTatctaaatgtatttgttttgtaAGCTTGTCCACTTCACTCTTACAAAGAAATGTActgtctagaacctaaaagggttattggACTGTCCCCATAGgcaaaccctttgaagaacccttttgcttccaggtagaacccctttgagTTCCAGGtaggaccctttccacagagggttctacgtggaaccaaaaagggttctccctggaaccaaaaagggttctccctggaaccaaaaagggttctcctatgaggacaaccaaagaacccttttggaacccttttttctaagagtgtactgaaCAGACCCCATCAGGTCAGACTCTGTGGTTAGTTATCAAACACCTTCTTTAGGCTTCTGTCATTTCTGGACCCAGCTGGCTGAGGGTCCAGTATCTAGACAAGCACAACTAATGCAGGGTTGTAGAAAGTGACACCACACTGGAAAAAGCTAAGCGTTCCTAGACACATTTCTATGTGAGATACATTGTCTCACATACAGTAACACCCTCATgtacagatgcaggatcttaatttgatcacgcATTTGTAGCTGAGAGTTTTCTTGCAAAcctgtagtgtattcaaggtttaaaaaggcttctaaagtatgtaatttccactttaaaatgccAGACTTGATTTGAACAGATGGCTCTCTAAAAATACCATATATGCAGCTAAAGTGAAGGACTAAATTGAAACTTTAGCCTCAGAAAACTCCAACACAATTGCTGAAGTGAAGGATTAAATTGAAGCCTTAGTGGGGAGAAAACTTCATTTATAGCTCATTTATGAGCTGAATGGCCCGGCTGCTATGGTGAAAACAGTGGTTGAAGCCTTAGCGGCGAGACAACTTCATTTGTACCTCATTTATGAGCTGAATGGCCCGGCTGCTATGGTGAAAACAGTGGTTGAAGCCTTAGCGGCGAGACAACTTCATTTGTACCTCATTTATGAGCTGAATGGCCCAGCTGCTATGGTGAAAACAGTGGTTGAAGCCTTAGCGGGGAGACAACTTCATTTGTTCCTCATTTATGAGGTGAATGGCCCGGCTGCTATGGTGAAAACAGTGGTTGAAGCCTTAGCGGCGAGACAACTTCATTTGTACCTCATTTATGAGCTGAATGGCCCGGCTGCTATGGTGAAAACAGTGGTTGAAGCCTTTTATAGCTCATTTATGAGCTGAATGGCCTGGCTGCTATGGTGAAAACAGTGGTTGAAGCCTTAGCAGGGAGACAACTTCATTTATAGCTCATTTATGAGCTGAATGGCCCGGCTGCTATGGTGAAAACAGTGGTTGAAGCCTTAGCGGGGAGACAACTTCATTTATAGCTCATTTATGAGCTGAATGGCCCGGCTGCTATGGTGAAAACAGTGGTTGAAGCCTTAGCAGGGAGACAACTTCATTTATAGCTCATTTATGAGCTGAATGGCCCGGCTGCTATGGTGAAAACAGTGGTTGAAGCCTTAGCTGAATGGGGCTGCTAGACAAGCCTTAGCAGGGAGACAACTTCATTTATAGCTCATCATTTGAAAACAGTAGCTCATTTATGAGCTGAATGGCCTGGCTGCTATGGTGAAAACAGTGGTTGAAGCCTTAGCAGGGAGACAACTTCATTTATAGCTCATTTATGAGCTGAATGGCCTGGCTGCTATGGTGAAAACAGTGGTTGAAGCCTTAGCAGGGAGACAACTTCATTTATAGCTCATTTATGAGCTGAATGGCCCGGCTGCTATGGTGAAAACAGTGGTTGAAGCCTTAGCGGGGAGACAACTTCATTTATAGCTCATTTATGAGCTGAATGGCCTGGCTGCTATGGTGAAAACAGTGGTTGAAGCCTTAGCAGGGAGACAACTTCATTTATAGCTCATTTATGAGCTGAATGGCCCGGCTGCTATGGTGAAAACAGTGGTTGAAGAACCGTTGCTTTTCCATTGTTGTTTTTTCGTTGCACTTGCATTCAGTAGCATCTATGAATCCTATTGTACACGGGTGGTTTCTAATGTTGTGAGATTCTCGCCAGTGTTTACAGAACAACTGGTTCTGAGAGATTAGGATCAGGAGCTGCAATTGTAACATTAAGCAACTGTAACAAAATGGATGACTGCAGTGTAGCCACTATGGTGTTTTCATGGATTGCTAAAACATAATAATATGAGTGTGTATTCTTATTTTTAAAATGTAGCTCTGTACCTGTCTATTAATGCTTTGTATTGTCattttatgtagttctgtccttcagCTGTAATTGTCTGTtggtgttctgtattatgtcatatttgatgttttgtgttggatcccaggaagaggagctgcagCTTTGGCTGTAACAAACATGGACCCTAATAAAATACTAACAAAAAACGTACAACTTctacaattattttattttttcattaAATTATAGTCCACATAatgcacatttcctgttgctgcaggattatccTCCTGCTGTAGAAAAATGGCTCAgattaagattctacatctgtagcCCTACGTTACGAGTTGAAGCTGTTCTTAATGATGTGCTGTAATGTGCCTAAAGGTCATAAGCCAACATGCCAGAATATAtgttgattcccgggaccacctgGGAACACGCATGACTccaagttgctttggataaaagcatccgCTTAATGGCATATACTATGATCATTactactagtcactttaataacgcccctttaagaatgtttacatatctcgcattactcatctcatctgtAGAAACGGTATCCTTCAATATCTATTCTTTACCATCTATGGCATCTTAaccgctctgtcactgctcatccatatatgttatacttatatattctcatcccattactttactagattgtgtgtattaggttttgttgtggaattgttagatattacgtgttagatactgctgcactgtcggatgtagaagcatttcgctacactcgcaataacatcggctaaccatgtgtatgtgaccaatacaatttgatttgatttgtgcaaAGCCAACCTTTTGACTCCTTTGCTTAGAGGAACCAGTAAAAAACTGCTTTATAACACAGACAGAGAAAAGACTCCATGCAGTTTGACAGTGGCGTGGTAACAGATGTCCTTGTAAGAGGGTTAATGCCCTTTTATGTCTGAACTGTAACATACAGGATTCTCCCATGGACTAACGCATAACCTGTGCTCCCTTGTCAACCCGTTACATCTTGTCAACCCGTTACATCTTGTCAACCCGTTACATCTTGTCAACTCGTTACATCTTGTCAACCCGTTACATCTTGTCAACTCGTTACATCTTGTCAACCCGTTACAGCTTGTCAACCCATTACAGCTTGTCAACCCGTTACATCTTGTCAACCCGTTACATCTTGTCAACCCGTTACATCTTGTCAACTCATTACATCTTGTCAACCCGTTACATCTTGTCAACCCGTTACATCTTGTCAACTCGTTACATCTTGTCAACTCGTTACATCTTGTCAACCCGTTACATCTTGTCAACCCGTTACATCTTGTCAACCCGTTACAGCTTGTCAACCCGTTACATCTTGTCAACCCGTTACAGCTTGTCAACCCGTTACATCTTGTCAACCCGTTACATCTTGTCAACCCGTTACATCTTGTCAACCCGTTACATCTTGTCAACTCGTTACATCTTGTCAACCCGTTACATCTTGTCAACCCTATACAAAAGGGTTAAATGAATGGCTTCCATTCTTTCAAAATGGAGTGTTCATttagatcagggatgggcaactccagtccttggGGGCCTGATaggtgtcacacttttgccccTGCCCcatctaacacacctgactccaataatcaactcaTCATGATCGTCAGTTTAGAATTCAATTagtttaaatcagctgtgtttaCTAGGGATGTGGATAAAGTGTGACACTACTCCGAcccctgaggactggagttgcccagccCTGAATAAGATGCATTGCTCAGAGAAATGGTAGGTTAGAGAGGAGTGTTTCTGAATCCTGGTCCTGTGGCTCCAAAGGAGTGCACATTTTAGTGTTTGCcttagcactaacacacctgattaaaATCATCAAAGCTCgatgatgagttgatcatttgaatcaggtgtgtagtgctaaAACATGACCAGGATTACAAAACACTGGGTTATAGCCGGATGTAACTGTGTTTCTCCTATTAGAAAATCCTCCTATGACAAAATACTCATTTACTTTTGATCATTTTACAGTAAAAAAGGCAAATGTACATTTTCATTTTACAGTAATTTGACAATTATAATTAAGGTTTAGTCATGTCTACTTTTAACTGAGCTCCAACTCCTCAGAGGTTGAAGAACCCTACATGCTCATGTGATTCATATGTCTTGATTCATATGTCCATTACAAGAAAATGGTGTTGAAGACAAAGCTCACCTTTATAGGACAAGAGATTCAGTCGTCGGTTCCCTGTGAAGGAGAAACGCTGTATCATCGTTTGATTAGAGAACAGGTGTATGCCACAGACAGGTATTGCTTATATCAACAACATGTAGATCCCAAATAACACCCTTTCTCCTCTGTGACCTTCCACACTCTCTAAATCACTTGCCACACTACACATATTCCCTGTGGTGAATCTAGCCAACGCTACAGAGAACTGTCCTGCTGCCCCTCAGAAAGCCCTTGTGGTGAGGCAGAGAGGAGCTGAGTGCAGGGGCTTCCTAACAGATGCTGGGTCTTAAAGGGGAAGTACACTCAGAGAGGGGAAGTGGGAGCACTGCCTGtaaagcagtgagttgctgtCAGTCAGGTGCCACAACAGAGCTAAAGGGAGTATTCACGTTATACATTTGGGAAATGTGTGGACTGCGGATGTGTTTATGAAATGATGCCTTATTGGCCATCTTAAATGAAGATATTACTGGCCATTATGAATGAAGATCACGTGATGAACTACATGTCTACAACGATCCTCTTCGGTATGTTCCTTTTCCACCGGACCCCAACGCAAGCACACATTCCGTACTTCTCAATACACAGATGCTCCTGTATCCAACACAACATTCCTATGAATGTATGTCCTTTGCAAACATTTACACCTaatggtatatacagtatattaatcCATAGAGCTGGT
Above is a genomic segment from Oncorhynchus gorbuscha isolate QuinsamMale2020 ecotype Even-year linkage group LG23, OgorEven_v1.0, whole genome shotgun sequence containing:
- the LOC124011655 gene encoding G-protein coupled bile acid receptor 1-like; its protein translation is MDDLANDSAVRPLLSEARLIYAITVPLSTAIILANLVIILGISCNRQLYNTPNYFFLSLLVADLCTGVALPFIPWMGLNRPLSFSSCLLVHIFPNFLFLAFLFNLVIVHYERYMCIMSPLHYSSFWVHRHFPLVLLAVWAPPLLYASLPAFGWNNRAGPGWNGCCSFNDTGAPVNCSTVVAAVAAPGGSECCSYRRVFPNAFIYLEVYGLLAPAILSIAAMTGRVLWITRGQMKDICRLHRSVATRGGGQAMEREQRLNLRYTRCVAAVSLTFLVCWVPYIIYIHVCVAFLLSKEMRGNSTTHIVLSCTGIGSMAVMPLVLGLANRQYTDPVRKLLHKLRDRWRRRQDSEDMAL